The Electrophorus electricus isolate fEleEle1 chromosome 24, fEleEle1.pri, whole genome shotgun sequence DNA window tgtttatttatttttaaactttggGCTCCACCCATTAACATGAAGCTTCAGCTGAATTCCCTCCACCTCATGAAAgcaccccaaccccaccctgcCCACCCTGGCCGTCTTCTCAGCGAATGGTGTATCTGACATAGGGCACCTCCACGTCCTCATCAGTAATGTCGTTGCAGCAGAGTTCGAACACTAGTGCTTTAACATGCTTCCCCAGTTTCTTCTTGGACACTTTGGTCACTATCTCAGtcatgctggggggggggggggggggacaaagaCAAAACTGAATGAGAGATTCCTTCAGAGACAGAAAAGCTGGAGAAAACTACAAACAAAATGACTTCCATCTGAACTGGTCATGCGttgtggaggtgggtggggagTGGTACTTACGGGAGCTCCAGTCTTTCTTTGAGCTTGGCAGCAGGCATAAAGAAAGAGTAGAGCATAGACACTCCCTGAGAGAGCATTGTGATCTCCAGTTTGTGTTCATTCTGAGAAAGAGAACATTAGAGATGCTCGGAATACAGCGGACCTTTTGAGCTCAAATAAAGATTCACAGAAGTGGTGGTACAGGGAGCCTCTGTACCTTGAAGTAGTCCAGGAACTGCCGGAGTGTCATCTCCTCCCCACTCGGCTGAATGCCCTTCACTTCAAAGCGGTCCCATAGTGTCCAGTCGATTTCATAGTACTGCAAAAGGAGGCCATAAATCAGGAGCGTCTAAACATTTGGGAAATGACCTTCAAATGTTAGCCATTCTGCACAGGTAACTCCAAGAACATACCTTGTGCTTTGGAGCAGCAATGGGCTCCGAAAAAGCGAAGAAAGGCAGGGAGAGGTTCATGAAGCCATTCTTGTATGACTCCAGCTTCTTGTGGCCCTGGACAATCTTGAGCAGTTCCAGACACACCAGACCTACCACAGCAGCTGTCGTCGTGGCTATGGCAGGAATGATCTTACCAGCAATGAGTTTACTCTGTTCCagagagaggaaacacagaTACAGTACAATGCACACAGAGATAATTAAATTAGTATGTCCTATGAGAAGCTGGCAACTCCCAGTCAGATGCTCAccttgtgtctgtctgctggaGGAATGTCATAATTCTCTGCTCTCAAATTCGATGCCGCTACGATGAAATCCATGTGGAAGTTAGTGTCGTCATCCTTGGGTGAGAGGGcaaaacacattaaatcaaGCTGAAAGCCTGAAATGCCCCCCAGTAAAAAGCAAATGGGAATTAGTGCTGTACAGAATGGCTATGAGGGTGTACTAATATTTGTCTCAAACATTTGCTGGTTTTTTGTGATGGATCACATCACTTAAATTCCATCCTGTGTAAACACTGCCAAAGGCCAAGTTCACATTACCAACCTGAATTGTCTCAAATCTCACTTTTGAGGGTtgtgtggacacacaaatcTGATCTTTTCACATAAGATTTGAGTTGCTTTTGAGTTTGGTCCTAGATGTTTCATGTCTGATTCATAGCCATGTGACTTGAATCAGAACAGGCAGACCAGATTACATGTGGCTTTTTGCCATGCACTTAGGTCTGTCAAACAACAAAGGAGAATAGCTGTTCACAGCTACTGCTGCTGTTAAAGCTAGACACCTGTCTTTTCACAAAATTTGATGCAACACATAGGCTACTAGTGTTGCTGGTTTCATTACTTTGAGTTGTCtcacaaatgacatttttgcagttgATGAAGTAGGCGACAGTGCAAAAACACATCAATAGGTATGACACCATTACATACATGGAAAACATGATACTGGGGTTTGCGAAGATTTCCCAGCATTCCTTAGAGATGTACCTTTTCAAATTCGATGGGACAGAGTCTGAACTGGGACACAGTGTCCGGAGAAGGAAGTATACTCTTCAGCTCTTCAAGCCTCGAGTCATCTGTGGATACGCAGGTTTGAAACATTACAGCAAATGtttaacaaacaagaaaatacatttcaaagtcTGCTTGAAGGTCATCTTTAGGTCATTCAGCTGAAGGATGTAAAATTACTCGTTGTTCCTTACCCACAGAGGCATTGGCGCTCTGCAGCTCCTGGTCAGATACATGGATTTTAACTCCTGACTTGGGGGTAAACTCTGGTACTTTGACATCCTGCAATACTTTAGCTACATCTGCACGGTCAGTGGAGCCTTGCAGGCCATATGCCTGGGCAACCAAGTTGGCTGCAGCCACAATGTAGTCCATATGCAAATCCTGAGGAGTGCAAGAAATAACAGGAACTAAGGGAAATGTCCAGTTTTGCGCTGCACATGGTGGCAGTGACAGAACatattgaatacatttttagtgtTGTAGGTTGACTGGTCCTGTTGGTGTAGGCAACACTCACATTGCTAGTACTAAACTCTAGAGGATGAGGACATCTTTTGGGACCTGACCAGAATGGAGCTCCTGAACTTGTGAGCTGAGAAACAAGAATTGGAAGAAGGGGagacaaaaattaaaattaacatcGTTGATTTGACAGTAGATATAGTAAAGAGGGTGGTCCTTGTTAAAAGTCAGCTTAACAGTTCAGTTTGATTCAGCAAACAAGGAACAAGACAGTAATGGACCgtaagagaagagagaaaaaaaaaaaaaaacaagaagaggATGGTTCTCACCTGGTCAGGAGGGAAATTGTGCAGTAACTGACGGATATTGTTACTGTATTGGCACTGCCAGTGGTTGCGGGCCCAAGCCACACACTGCTCCCAGCTACGGGGATATTCTGACACCAAACTCTTATACACTGCCTCCACGACCTCTAAGGGCTGGGCACCAGGCAGCTTCAGGGTGCGCTCCATGAACTTAGGGTCTCTGATAGTGAGTCGAACAATGAGACACAGGGACCCTGCCATATTAACACTAAAAGAATTGACTCCAAACTCATCAAGGTCAACTGAATCAATcacaaagaaaaggcaaaaataggAAGCGTCAGAGAGCAAATCCCATACGTCATGTACTTACGTCATGTACTGCAAGGCATTTTCAACAGGCTGTTTGAAAAGTCCTTCAAACTCATCACGAGCCcactgagaaagaaaacattaaccACAACTAGGTTAGTGGTCAAAACCAAGTGaccacacatttacatgtacataccCCTGCCAAACACTTATCTAAAAGGTACATATTTAAGATGCATGTGTTTTTTACCTGGAGTGTGTGTTCGATAGCATTGGGGAAGTTCTTCAAGGTGCAGATCGGGATGGACTTCTCTGGGGGATCTTGGCTAGAGCTGTAGGACTCCGTGAGGAATGGGATCACCACCTGCACATTTCCTTTAGTCCCAAGAGTACCAGACTCCAGCAGTGGCTTTCGATAGTACACACACCGACGGTCCATGTACATGCCTGAAGAACATGTGCGCAAAGAGAAAATTAATTGAAGCACTGGGTGGCAGTACTCACCAACTTTGCAGTTTCGTGCTGCTCAGTTAACCACATTTGTGTGAGAAAGCCACATTTATGCATAATAGCACAattgttcttattttaaaacaggTGCCAAGTAAAGTAAATCTACTGCCCTGTGAAACCAACAAGTATCATCCTAAAAGAATATACACAAGTTCATTTTTGACTCCATTTATACATGGCCACATCATGCAACTTGGATCTTGATTGCCACTATTTTTAGCCACATGCATGAACGCTTTGAAGTCAAATGGGTCTCCAGGGAGCCACACTGAAATGTGTTTGCTATTAAAATACTAACATGCACATAACACTTAACCAACTTCTTGTAGTTATATATGAAAATGGTAACTACATGATAACTTCAAAGCGAATGGCTTTCCTTGTGGTGCAGATTCTGGACAGTTACATCAGGTGAAGTAATATACTGAGAGGAGTTTTGGTTACCAAATACGGCTTGGAGATAAATCTTATGTTTAAATGCATCTCATATCTACTTGTAACGGCTGACTTTAATCCACTTTAAATACGGACAGATATATAAATGGTCCttagccagaaaaaaaaatatcctgATTTTCAAGAAACATAAGATAACCTTGGGTCTTTTTTTTGAAAGCcagtattttactttttttttttttttttaactcacgTGCATCAACATTGTCGAGGGCATTGGCCACTCCGTCCAGGTTCTCGAAAAAGTCGTCATCGTAGATTCTCTCAGTGTCAGGTCCAACACGGTTCTGATGACCTGTGATGCGGATGGACGGATTCATCTGCttcacagcagcagcagccgtCTCACTCTTCATCTTCTGCTcgtcagaaaacaaaaacaaaaaactacatTCAACCCAACAAAATGACAGTAAAAGACATCCCCCACCATCGTTCACTGTACAGCAATGGCTCCAAGTCCTGGGGCCCAATGGCCCATCAGATTTATGTGAAAAGGGGGAAACATGAAAACATCCGGGGCAACGTAACCAAGGGACTGATTGAGGGAGCCACTGGAGAGCCCTGGCTCCTGCCCTGTTCGACCTTCtccaaaatatgaacaaatttATCCACTAATTACTGTGAGCAAAAAAGGCAGATTTAAGAACACTAGTTCTCACCGTGACATCCCAGGGCCTAAAGAGGAACTGACGATTAAGGTTCGATTTCTCAATGGTATCCATATCGGTGACGATGACTTCTCCCTCCCCAGTGGCCAGACCCATCATAGCAAAGTTCTTAAGCAGCTCACATCCAATGGCTCCTGCACCAACCTGAAAATAGTCAACAGTAAAATCAATGACCAACAGTTACAAGAACAGAATAGGCAGATCAGACTAAAACAAGTATCACCACAATAAGCATTTAGGCAATAAGACTGCTTTTCTGAAGTGGCCATTTAGAAAAGTTTAgtcatttataataattacGGGAAGAAGGGCTGGGAAAATCCTCACCAAAAAGTAGCGTTGCTTGCCCAACAGATCTTGCAGTTTGGAACCAAACACAGCAATCTGACCATCATATCGACAGCttctctgaggaaaaaaacaaaacaaaaaaacagatggGAAGTTAGTCAATGACATTACACACAAGGTGTTTTTCTGCTAGAGTGGTGTATAAAATATACTGCAAAATTCAATAGCAAAGCCAAGATTTTGATGGGACTGACAGGCATACACTCCTCCTCCGTGAGAACAGTTTCCTCTGCTTCAGGTAAGCACTCCAGAGCATCAAAGTACAGCCACTGCATGATGGGCATAAACTTGCCTGTGCATGCCTGAGGTGTACAGACACTGATGTTAGATACAGGCCACACAAGCCTGACCCACAGACTAAAACAATCCATCAATTCCTAAACACAGACAAGCTATTTAGTCATATCTGATACAAGGTTATGAATTTGTGATGAGCTTTATTTCTGTCAGCTTTGCAGCGGCACATTTGTGGAGGAAGGAACATAAAACTTTGTTACCTTCATAACCTCTTGGGCAGCGAGCCCACCGATGAAAGCATTGACTGGAGCCAGGTCCCCGGCAGCCATGCAGGAGAGCTTTTTTAGCAGGCCTTCGTCCAGCTCATCCTGCTTGGCAGGGCCAGACTGCGCAGCATTCACGTCATTGGCCAGAGCCACTAGCTCGTCTGCATCCGACTGCAGCGGAGGGAGGGAAATAGGACACCGGTCGCTGAATCAGTGA harbors:
- the uba1 gene encoding ubiquitin-like modifier-activating enzyme 1 — encoded protein: MSSSPLSKKRRVSGSETKTGSHCSSSYSVRTELSHTPANGMAKNGNVAEIDEGLYSRQLYVLGHDAMKRMQNSNVLISGLRGLGVEIAKNVILGGVKSVTLHDQGVAEWRDLSSQFYLREEDLGKNRAEVSQNRLAELNSYVPVTSYTGALTNDYLTQFQVVVLTNSTLDEQMHIGDFCHSKGIKLIIADTRGLFGQLFCDFGDEMMVYDTNGEQPLSAMISMITKDSAGVVTCLDEARHGFETGDHVTFMEVQGMTELNGCPPIEIKVLGPYTFSICDTSSFSDYVRGGIVTQVKMPKKVAFKSFSSSMSEPEFLLTDFAKFDRPGQLHVGFQALHAFEKKHSRSPKPWNQSDADELVALANDVNAAQSGPAKQDELDEGLLKKLSCMAAGDLAPVNAFIGGLAAQEVMKACTGKFMPIMQWLYFDALECLPEAEETVLTEEECMPRSCRYDGQIAVFGSKLQDLLGKQRYFLVGAGAIGCELLKNFAMMGLATGEGEVIVTDMDTIEKSNLNRQFLFRPWDVTKMKSETAAAAVKQMNPSIRITGHQNRVGPDTERIYDDDFFENLDGVANALDNVDARMYMDRRCVYYRKPLLESGTLGTKGNVQVVIPFLTESYSSSQDPPEKSIPICTLKNFPNAIEHTLQWARDEFEGLFKQPVENALQYMTDPKFMERTLKLPGAQPLEVVEAVYKSLVSEYPRSWEQCVAWARNHWQCQYSNNIRQLLHNFPPDQLTSSGAPFWSGPKRCPHPLEFSTSNDLHMDYIVAAANLVAQAYGLQGSTDRADVAKVLQDVKVPEFTPKSGVKIHVSDQELQSANASVDDSRLEELKSILPSPDTVSQFRLCPIEFEKDDDTNFHMDFIVAASNLRAENYDIPPADRHKSKLIAGKIIPAIATTTAAVVGLVCLELLKIVQGHKKLESYKNGFMNLSLPFFAFSEPIAAPKHKYYEIDWTLWDRFEVKGIQPSGEEMTLRQFLDYFKNEHKLEITMLSQGVSMLYSFFMPAAKLKERLELPMTEIVTKVSKKKLGKHVKALVFELCCNDITDEDVEVPYVRYTIR